Proteins encoded in a region of the Leptolyngbya subtilissima AS-A7 genome:
- a CDS encoding transglycosylase SLT domain-containing protein, translating to MVKRLKAKLPLVAIAGLGALSLGMAAALVNTVSSPGDSTTILEESLLPGLGRSPALDADDPVLALALQPAEQRQEALVALADGGDALSQSRARYLLALDLIAQDRGGSAIPLLEGLEKEYPAMAPYVALALAQAQRAAGQAEAAQQTQQRLLKEYEKNGAIALLLFELGQQDPAYWDRLVQQFPNHPKAVEVAHQRLTADPNRADTLPLLMIMARAGLYHPNAGAALLRLKTEFASQLSPEDWQTVGFGFWRIDSYGNAGTAYAQAPPSPRNLYRAARGAQVSGQRDRAIALYSRLDQQFPDAPETATGLLRLAQSVPDEAALGVLDQVVSRFPDRAAAALLERAKILDKLNSTESAQGTRELILKEYRDSDAAADIRLQNALNAAEQGDLTMAVSWGGDVLKYSPDSDLAADAGYWVGKWGRQLGQNEVAQTALESVIARHPESYYAWRSAVALGWNVGDFQSVRSQTPAVTPPAQRTPLPTGSNTLQELYLLGQDQRAWEQWQMEYVNYQDPTPEEQFVDGLMRLGTNDNINGIYQVSSLSLAEDPKDIEVVRELKQRPDFWHGVYPMPYKGLITTWAAERQLNPLLVAALMRQESRFEAKIRSGVGAAGLMQVMPATAEWIKGKAGLESYDLNNPEDNVKLGTWYLDYTHAEYDNHSLFAVASYNAGPGAVASWINKGGFVDADDFAEKIPYPETKGYVQSVFGGYWNYLRLYDPAIAAQVETLQKRHRGFRG from the coding sequence ATGGTGAAACGGTTAAAGGCGAAGCTGCCCCTGGTGGCGATCGCGGGGCTTGGTGCCCTATCTTTGGGGATGGCCGCTGCCCTGGTGAATACGGTGTCGTCACCGGGTGACTCCACAACAATTTTGGAAGAATCACTGCTGCCGGGCCTGGGGCGATCGCCGGCTTTAGATGCCGATGACCCGGTGCTGGCCCTCGCCCTACAGCCTGCTGAGCAGCGCCAAGAGGCGCTGGTGGCCCTGGCCGATGGGGGAGATGCGCTCAGCCAAAGCCGAGCGCGCTATCTGCTGGCGCTAGATTTAATTGCCCAAGATCGCGGCGGTAGTGCGATTCCCCTGCTAGAGGGGCTGGAGAAAGAGTACCCGGCGATGGCCCCCTACGTGGCGCTGGCGCTAGCTCAGGCCCAGCGAGCGGCGGGGCAGGCCGAGGCCGCCCAGCAAACCCAGCAGCGCCTGCTGAAAGAGTATGAGAAGAATGGCGCGATCGCCCTGCTGCTCTTTGAACTGGGTCAGCAAGACCCGGCCTACTGGGATCGCTTGGTGCAGCAGTTCCCCAACCACCCCAAAGCGGTGGAAGTGGCCCACCAGCGACTGACCGCTGATCCCAATCGCGCGGACACCCTCCCGTTGCTGATGATTATGGCGCGAGCCGGGCTGTATCACCCCAATGCTGGGGCGGCTCTGCTGCGGCTCAAAACTGAGTTTGCTAGCCAGCTCAGCCCGGAAGATTGGCAGACCGTAGGCTTTGGATTTTGGCGAATCGACAGCTATGGCAACGCAGGGACGGCCTACGCCCAGGCCCCGCCGTCGCCCCGCAACCTCTACCGGGCGGCACGAGGAGCCCAAGTGAGCGGCCAGCGCGATCGCGCGATCGCCCTCTACAGTAGGCTCGATCAGCAGTTTCCCGACGCGCCCGAAACCGCCACCGGGCTGTTGCGTCTGGCCCAGAGTGTGCCCGACGAAGCGGCCCTCGGGGTGCTCGATCAGGTGGTCAGCCGCTTTCCCGATCGGGCGGCGGCAGCACTGCTGGAGCGGGCCAAAATTCTCGACAAGTTAAACAGCACTGAATCAGCTCAGGGCACCCGTGAGCTGATTCTCAAGGAGTATCGAGACTCCGATGCAGCAGCCGACATTCGCCTGCAAAATGCCCTCAATGCCGCCGAGCAGGGTGACCTGACCATGGCCGTCAGCTGGGGTGGCGACGTGCTCAAGTACAGCCCCGACAGTGATCTGGCTGCCGATGCTGGCTACTGGGTAGGCAAATGGGGCCGGCAGTTAGGCCAGAATGAGGTGGCGCAAACTGCCCTCGAAAGCGTGATTGCCCGCCATCCGGAGTCGTACTACGCCTGGCGGTCGGCGGTCGCCCTGGGCTGGAATGTGGGCGACTTTCAATCGGTGCGATCGCAGACTCCGGCGGTGACTCCGCCTGCCCAGCGCACTCCCCTGCCCACGGGTTCTAACACACTACAAGAGCTTTACCTGCTGGGGCAAGACCAGCGAGCCTGGGAGCAGTGGCAGATGGAGTACGTCAACTACCAAGACCCAACGCCGGAAGAACAGTTTGTCGATGGGCTGATGCGGTTGGGGACTAACGACAACATCAACGGCATTTACCAGGTATCGAGCCTTAGCCTGGCCGAGGATCCCAAAGACATTGAGGTAGTTCGCGAGCTCAAGCAGCGCCCCGACTTTTGGCATGGTGTCTATCCGATGCCCTACAAAGGTTTGATTACCACCTGGGCGGCAGAGCGTCAGCTCAACCCTCTGCTGGTGGCGGCACTCATGCGTCAGGAGTCGCGCTTTGAGGCCAAAATTCGCTCTGGGGTGGGGGCGGCGGGCCTGATGCAGGTGATGCCAGCCACCGCCGAGTGGATTAAGGGGAAAGCGGGGCTAGAGAGCTATGACCTCAACAACCCTGAAGACAACGTTAAGCTGGGCACCTGGTACCTCGACTACACTCACGCCGAGTACGACAACCACTCGCTGTTTGCAGTGGCCAGCTACAACGCTGGACCGGGCGCTGTGGCGAGCTGGATCAACAAGGGCGGCTTTGTTGATGCCGACGACTTTGCCGAGAAAATTCCGTACCCCGAGACGAAGGGCTATGTGCAATCGGTGTTTGGCGGCTACTGGAACTATCTGCGGCTGTACGATCCGGCGATTGCAGCCCAGGTCGAAACCCTGCAAAAGCGCCATCGCGGTTTTAGGGGCTAG
- the dacB gene encoding D-alanyl-D-alanine carboxypeptidase/D-alanyl-D-alanine endopeptidase, with product MVKLPRIESVGLGIALGLLSTTFPTAAAFAALCPAQLTTQLDSAFNQSPLDQAYTGMVLQTQGQNRRTLYNRNGDRLFTPASNIKLLTTAAAAHQLGGYYRLRTSVYGTPESGGSTALRVVGRGDPSLTTAQIDSLVQQLTQAGVNQVSRLTIDDSYFPGFATNPTWEWEDAQFAYAAPVNSLIFNRNAIALQLSPTQVGSPLAVVWPQPLPAGPLPVVNDSTTVAAGAPTTPLALWRTGDAPTVRVTGQMAQGSNPQTLNLAVLNPAQQFAAAMEQALQRQSVAVGQTVIVQTSAPIADSELAAVESPSVRELMVLANRDSDNLYAETLFKTLGVTAGGNITEGDDVAEASQAGGEAVKAALAEIGVDATALRLADGSGLSRHNLVSPIALVETLQVMTTHPQGAVFRDSLAIASQTGTLSSRLRGTALEGRLQGKSGALTGNVALSGYVQPPNYEPLVFSLVINHSNQSATVLRQKIDQLLLLVAQLEEGC from the coding sequence ATGGTGAAACTTCCACGGATTGAGTCTGTTGGCCTAGGGATTGCTCTAGGTCTGTTGAGCACAACCTTTCCCACTGCCGCTGCTTTTGCAGCCCTATGCCCAGCCCAGTTGACCACTCAGTTAGACAGCGCCTTTAACCAGTCTCCTCTAGACCAGGCCTACACCGGGATGGTGCTGCAAACCCAGGGGCAAAATCGCCGTACGCTCTACAACCGCAACGGCGATCGCCTCTTTACGCCAGCCTCTAACATCAAACTGCTGACCACGGCGGCGGCGGCTCACCAACTGGGGGGATACTACCGCCTGCGCACCTCTGTATATGGCACTCCTGAATCGGGGGGAAGCACCGCGCTGCGGGTAGTGGGACGGGGGGACCCCAGTTTGACAACGGCACAGATCGATAGTCTGGTGCAGCAGTTGACCCAGGCTGGGGTGAATCAGGTTAGCCGCCTTACCATCGACGACTCATATTTTCCAGGGTTTGCCACTAACCCTACCTGGGAATGGGAAGACGCCCAGTTTGCTTACGCGGCTCCGGTTAACAGCCTGATTTTCAACCGCAATGCGATCGCCCTACAACTGTCCCCCACCCAGGTGGGCAGTCCGCTAGCGGTGGTGTGGCCCCAGCCCTTACCCGCTGGCCCGCTGCCGGTGGTAAACGATTCCACAACTGTGGCGGCTGGAGCACCCACCACACCCTTAGCTCTTTGGCGCACGGGAGACGCACCCACGGTGCGGGTAACGGGACAGATGGCCCAAGGCAGCAACCCTCAGACCCTAAACTTAGCGGTGCTAAATCCAGCCCAGCAGTTTGCGGCGGCCATGGAACAAGCCCTTCAGCGGCAGTCGGTGGCAGTGGGGCAAACGGTGATTGTGCAAACCTCAGCTCCGATCGCAGACTCAGAATTGGCAGCGGTAGAGTCTCCCTCTGTCCGGGAGCTTATGGTCTTGGCCAACCGCGATAGCGATAACCTTTACGCCGAGACCCTGTTCAAAACCCTGGGGGTGACGGCAGGGGGGAATATCACCGAGGGGGACGATGTCGCGGAGGCGAGTCAGGCGGGGGGCGAGGCGGTCAAAGCGGCCTTGGCAGAGATCGGAGTAGATGCGACAGCCCTGCGGCTGGCGGACGGCTCTGGGCTATCGCGGCACAACCTGGTGTCACCGATCGCGCTGGTAGAGACCCTCCAGGTGATGACTACCCATCCTCAGGGGGCCGTGTTTCGAGATTCGCTGGCGATCGCGAGCCAGACCGGTACCCTGAGCAGTCGACTACGAGGCACCGCGCTAGAAGGTCGTTTGCAGGGTAAATCGGGGGCGCTGACCGGTAACGTTGCGCTGTCAGGCTATGTGCAGCCGCCCAACTACGAGCCCCTCGTGTTTAGCTTGGTGATTAACCATTCAAACCAGTCCGCCACGGTGCTGCGGCAAAAGATCGACCAACTGTTGCTGCTGGTGGCGCAGCTTGAAGAAGGCTGTTAG
- the tsaE gene encoding tRNA (adenosine(37)-N6)-threonylcarbamoyltransferase complex ATPase subunit type 1 TsaE, translating to MSKLFSSIVDLPDHDATYELGYKLGQCCPEGTILLLFGDLGAGKTTLVQGLGAGLGIAEPISSPTFTLVNEYLEGRIPLYHVDLYRLETSQVDALELEEIYCEGDEVPPGVLAIEWAERMCERPQRAITLRLEHAATGGRQAMLMVHGNVQIALLKNVIGDGLLVDEV from the coding sequence ATGAGTAAGCTCTTTTCCTCTATTGTTGATTTGCCAGATCACGATGCAACTTATGAGCTTGGTTATAAGTTAGGGCAATGCTGTCCTGAAGGAACGATATTGCTCCTATTTGGAGATCTAGGTGCCGGGAAGACAACACTGGTGCAGGGGCTCGGTGCAGGTCTTGGAATTGCGGAGCCGATTAGTAGTCCTACGTTTACTCTTGTTAATGAGTATTTGGAAGGGCGTATTCCTCTTTACCACGTAGACTTGTATCGTTTGGAGACGAGTCAAGTAGATGCACTGGAACTAGAGGAAATTTACTGTGAAGGAGATGAGGTGCCTCCTGGTGTGCTAGCAATTGAGTGGGCAGAGCGTATGTGTGAACGTCCGCAGCGGGCGATAACTCTTAGGCTTGAGCATGCAGCCACAGGTGGAAGGCAAGCTATGCTAATGGTCCATGGGAATGTTCAAATAGCTTTATTAAAGAATGTGATTGGCGATGGCTTACTGGTTGATGAAGTCTGA
- a CDS encoding ExbD/TolR family protein, with protein sequence MHLPEDPETPVQINIVPMIDVVFAVLTFFILSSLFLSRNEGLPVALPGAETAETQDQRQVVVSLNAAGELFVGARAVTDEQLLEAIQTLGILSDGGLVVIRADQSVSHGQVVAVMDQLRALPGVQLAIATEGNQP encoded by the coding sequence ATGCACCTCCCTGAAGACCCGGAAACACCTGTGCAGATTAATATTGTGCCGATGATTGACGTGGTTTTCGCGGTGCTGACGTTTTTTATTCTTTCTAGTTTGTTTTTGAGCCGCAATGAGGGGCTGCCGGTAGCGCTGCCGGGGGCAGAAACAGCGGAAACTCAAGACCAACGCCAAGTTGTGGTGTCTTTGAATGCGGCTGGTGAGCTGTTTGTGGGCGCTCGTGCGGTAACAGATGAGCAGCTTCTGGAGGCGATTCAGACCTTGGGTATTCTGTCTGACGGTGGCCTTGTGGTAATTCGAGCAGACCAATCAGTGAGTCATGGGCAGGTTGTGGCGGTTATGGATCAGCTACGGGCTTTACCTGGAGTGCAGTTAGCGATCGCAACTGAAGGCAATCAACCCTAA
- a CDS encoding EVE domain-containing protein — MAYWLMKSEPDAYSIEDLRRDRTEIWDGVRNYQARNFIASMALGDKAFFYHSNTKPPGIVGLMEVVEINVVDPTQFDRESKYYDPKSLREKPRWHTVTVGYLETFKSVISLDELRKTFSPEELWVVRQGNRLSVMPVDDMVAEKLLHKIQAA, encoded by the coding sequence ATGGCTTACTGGTTGATGAAGTCTGAACCTGATGCTTATAGTATTGAAGATCTAAGGCGCGATCGCACTGAAATTTGGGATGGGGTGCGTAACTATCAGGCTCGTAACTTTATTGCCAGCATGGCTTTAGGGGACAAAGCTTTTTTCTATCACTCAAACACTAAGCCACCGGGAATTGTAGGCTTGATGGAAGTTGTAGAAATCAATGTAGTTGATCCTACCCAGTTTGATCGGGAAAGCAAATACTATGACCCAAAATCGCTTAGGGAAAAACCACGCTGGCATACCGTGACAGTTGGTTATTTAGAAACCTTCAAATCTGTCATTTCTTTAGACGAGCTTCGGAAAACGTTTTCTCCTGAGGAGTTATGGGTGGTGCGACAAGGCAATCGTTTATCTGTAATGCCGGTTGATGATATGGTGGCTGAAAAGTTGTTACACAAAATTCAAGCTGCTTAG
- a CDS encoding peptide ligase PGM1-related protein — MVTANEAAMATEPVRLQAGPSFQQLQQTLRDRWCSTDEFDTQERHVVVVPSLSLDQEELQKIEGVNHYEERLLFSLIRLRNPNTHLVYVTSQPLHPSIIDYYLELLPGIPSSHARDRLTLLSAYDSSGKPLSQKLLERPRLLNRIRKAINPDRAYMTCYNSTAWERDLALALGLPLLALDPDLLHWGTKSGSREIFRRCGIPHPIGSELVFDEASLAKVTAEVWEQDPSLKRMVIKLNEGFSGEGNALLDLRKLSAVAPDSAGHGDRVRALTEAFHTLSFQSDIETWEHFSAKIPVLGAIAEAFIEGDHKESPSVQGRITPLGEVEILSTHDQELGGPDGQIFLGCSFPARPDYRLEIQDMGQRVGEELARQGALERYGVDFIAVAKGDPKAPQWDLQAIEINLRKGGTTHPLMAMKMLTEGRFHQADGLFYTKQEQVRYYRASDNLQKPHYKGLLPSDLMDIIVAKQLHFNSISGVGAAFHLMGCLSEYGKVGLTCIGTSPNHAREIYDQVVAALDESTM; from the coding sequence ATGGTGACGGCGAACGAGGCGGCTATGGCTACAGAACCGGTGCGCTTGCAGGCTGGGCCCAGTTTTCAGCAACTACAGCAGACGCTGCGCGATCGCTGGTGTTCAACCGACGAATTTGACACCCAGGAGCGGCATGTGGTGGTGGTGCCCTCGCTCAGCCTCGATCAGGAGGAGCTGCAGAAAATTGAGGGGGTGAACCACTACGAAGAACGGCTGCTGTTCTCGCTGATTCGGCTGCGCAACCCAAACACGCACTTGGTCTATGTCACCTCCCAGCCGCTGCACCCCAGCATTATTGATTACTATCTAGAGCTGCTGCCGGGCATTCCTAGTTCCCACGCGCGCGATCGCCTCACCCTGCTGTCGGCCTACGACAGCTCGGGCAAGCCCCTCAGCCAAAAGCTGCTAGAACGCCCCCGCCTGCTCAACCGCATTCGCAAGGCGATCAATCCCGATCGCGCCTACATGACCTGCTACAACTCCACCGCCTGGGAGCGCGATCTGGCCCTGGCCCTGGGGCTGCCTCTGCTGGCTCTCGACCCCGATCTACTGCACTGGGGCACCAAGAGCGGCAGTCGCGAAATTTTTAGACGCTGCGGCATTCCTCACCCTATTGGCAGTGAGCTAGTGTTCGACGAAGCGTCTCTAGCCAAGGTCACCGCCGAGGTGTGGGAGCAAGACCCTAGCCTCAAGCGCATGGTGATCAAGCTCAACGAAGGCTTCTCGGGGGAAGGTAACGCGCTTTTAGATCTGCGGAAATTGTCGGCTGTTGCTCCGGACAGTGCGGGCCATGGCGATCGCGTTCGGGCTTTAACCGAAGCTTTCCACACCCTGAGCTTTCAGAGTGATATCGAAACCTGGGAGCACTTCTCGGCCAAAATTCCCGTGCTGGGGGCGATCGCCGAAGCCTTTATCGAAGGTGACCACAAAGAATCTCCCAGCGTGCAGGGCCGCATCACCCCCCTCGGCGAGGTCGAAATTCTCTCCACCCACGACCAAGAATTGGGCGGTCCCGATGGGCAGATCTTCCTCGGCTGCTCCTTCCCGGCTCGGCCCGACTACCGGCTTGAGATTCAAGACATGGGCCAACGCGTTGGCGAAGAACTGGCCCGCCAAGGTGCCCTAGAGCGCTACGGCGTCGATTTTATTGCCGTCGCCAAGGGTGACCCCAAAGCCCCTCAGTGGGATCTCCAGGCGATCGAGATCAACTTGCGTAAAGGCGGCACCACCCATCCCCTCATGGCCATGAAAATGCTTACCGAGGGGCGCTTTCACCAGGCTGACGGGCTGTTTTACACCAAGCAAGAGCAGGTGCGCTACTACCGCGCCTCCGACAACCTGCAAAAGCCTCACTACAAAGGTCTGCTGCCCAGCGACCTGATGGATATCATCGTGGCTAAACAGCTGCACTTTAACTCGATCAGCGGTGTGGGGGCCGCCTTTCACCTAATGGGCTGCCTGTCGGAGTACGGCAAGGTTGGCCTCACCTGCATTGGCACGAGCCCCAACCACGCCCGCGAAATCTACGATCAGGTGGTGGCAGCCCTAGACGAATCTACAATGTGA
- a CDS encoding leucyl aminopeptidase — protein sequence MEFHASNTPLLDWSGDALIIGLSEDALPLTGTVAELNSRVSGLLQDLIDDVEFTGKDGSTAITRVGGGASFRKLGLIGLGASNTMTAETLRRAAAAAARLAKKEKSASLGLSMPVVQNDPALTAQALAEGVSLALHQDNRFKSEDKNGKATVEQVHLLDLAGQESSLQTAQAICDGVILARELVSAPANIVTPEALAQTAQDIATGHGLELEILEQADCEALGMGAYLGVAKASDLPAKFIHLTYKPAGAPARKLAIIGKGLTFDSGGLNIKGAGSGIEMMKIDMGGAAAMLGAAKAIAQLKPNTEVHFISAAAENMISGRAMRPGDILTASNGKTIEVNNTDAEGRLTLADALVFAEKLGVDAIVDLATLTGACIIALGDDIAGLFSENEELAGAIAAAAEAAGEKFWRLPMEEKYFDGLKSIVADMKNTGPRPGGSITAALFLKQFVTSTPWVHLDVAGPVWTEKESGYNNPGGTGFGVRTLVHWVLRQEA from the coding sequence ATGGAATTTCACGCCTCTAACACCCCCCTTCTAGACTGGTCTGGCGACGCCCTCATTATTGGCCTCAGCGAAGACGCCCTGCCCCTTACCGGCACAGTGGCCGAGCTCAACAGTCGCGTCTCTGGCCTGCTGCAAGACCTGATCGACGATGTTGAGTTCACCGGCAAAGATGGGTCTACCGCCATCACTCGCGTGGGCGGTGGGGCCAGCTTCCGCAAGCTAGGGCTGATTGGCCTAGGGGCGAGTAACACCATGACTGCCGAAACGTTGCGCCGCGCCGCCGCTGCCGCCGCCCGCCTTGCCAAAAAAGAAAAATCGGCCTCCCTCGGCCTGAGCATGCCCGTAGTGCAGAACGATCCGGCCCTTACTGCCCAGGCCCTAGCTGAAGGCGTCAGCCTGGCCCTGCACCAAGACAACCGCTTCAAGTCAGAGGATAAGAACGGCAAAGCCACTGTCGAACAGGTTCATCTGCTCGATTTAGCTGGGCAAGAAAGCAGTCTTCAAACCGCTCAGGCCATCTGTGACGGCGTTATTTTAGCCCGTGAGCTGGTGTCGGCTCCGGCTAACATTGTCACCCCAGAAGCCCTGGCCCAAACCGCCCAAGACATCGCTACAGGCCATGGCCTAGAGCTAGAGATTCTAGAGCAAGCCGATTGCGAAGCGCTAGGCATGGGCGCCTATCTAGGAGTAGCCAAAGCCTCCGACCTGCCAGCCAAGTTCATTCACCTCACCTACAAACCTGCCGGTGCACCCGCTCGCAAGCTGGCCATCATCGGTAAGGGCCTCACCTTTGACTCCGGCGGTCTTAATATCAAAGGTGCAGGCAGCGGCATCGAGATGATGAAAATCGACATGGGCGGCGCTGCCGCTATGCTCGGGGCCGCCAAGGCGATCGCCCAGCTCAAGCCCAACACCGAAGTTCACTTTATCAGTGCCGCCGCCGAGAATATGATCAGCGGTCGAGCCATGCGCCCCGGCGACATTCTTACCGCCTCTAATGGCAAAACCATTGAAGTCAACAACACCGACGCCGAGGGCCGCCTCACCCTGGCCGATGCCCTGGTGTTTGCCGAAAAGCTGGGCGTAGATGCGATCGTTGACTTGGCTACCCTCACCGGAGCCTGCATCATTGCCCTAGGCGACGATATTGCCGGACTGTTTAGCGAAAACGAGGAGCTAGCAGGGGCGATCGCTGCTGCCGCCGAAGCCGCTGGCGAAAAGTTCTGGCGTCTGCCCATGGAAGAAAAGTACTTCGACGGGCTCAAGTCCATTGTGGCCGACATGAAAAACACCGGTCCCCGCCCCGGCGGATCTATCACAGCTGCCCTCTTCCTTAAGCAGTTTGTTACCTCCACTCCCTGGGTTCACCTCGACGTAGCCGGGCCGGTGTGGACCGAGAAAGAAAGCGGTTACAACAACCCTGGCGGAACGGGATTTGGGGTACGCACCCTGGTGCATTGGGTGCTTAGGCAAGAAGCTTAG
- a CDS encoding RNA-binding protein yields MTIYIGNLSFQASEDDIKSIFAEYGEVTRISLPIDRETGRKRGFAFVDMADEAKEDQAISELDGAEWLGRELRVNKARPRTDNGSADRSNRSDRFSHNPL; encoded by the coding sequence GTGACTATCTACATTGGGAACTTGTCCTTTCAGGCTTCTGAGGACGACATCAAAAGCATTTTCGCTGAATACGGTGAGGTCACCCGTATTAGCCTACCTATCGATCGCGAAACCGGTCGCAAGCGTGGCTTTGCATTTGTCGACATGGCTGACGAAGCTAAAGAAGACCAGGCTATTTCTGAGCTGGATGGAGCCGAGTGGCTAGGTCGCGAACTGCGCGTTAACAAGGCCCGTCCCCGCACCGACAATGGCAGTGCCGATCGCTCCAATCGCAGCGATCGGTTCTCCCACAACCCGCTCTAA
- a CDS encoding YcjF family protein, with the protein MGRWHWVLFPLGLLVGLGALLLLADSLLRLYTLLALVSPLLARATLSIVTILGLASLGVVIHRLWPFLRPRRRRYLQTPRHAEEAATVNLLAVQRQVEQIQDQVARQALQQKALNLQSELNTRPLVIAVFGVGSAGKTALINGLLGQSIGEIGAAMGTTQVQHTYAWTIPNSSRNIQIIDTPGIAEVGIAGTEREAEARRTATEADLVIFVLDDDLRQAEYTVLKTLMDVGKRVLVVLNKADRYVEADLGALLDRLRSRLVPPLNPDDVIAVAALPQPLPQVGGGWLQMQPNLLPLQTRLADLLRQEGETLIADNLLLQTQQLGETARQMINDQRQIQAETIIDRYQWLGAGAIAVTPLPGLDFLATAVINAQMVVELSQVYGCEVSLEEGKALALSVAKTLAGLGLVKGTVDLLAIGLQTNLATVIAGRALKGASGAYLTRIAGKSFVEYFRHNQSWGDDGMGAVVEQQFRLNQRDAVMKAFIKEAIARIAPTAQG; encoded by the coding sequence ATGGGACGGTGGCACTGGGTACTTTTTCCGCTAGGGCTACTGGTTGGCTTAGGCGCATTGCTGTTGCTAGCCGACTCATTGCTGCGCCTCTACACCTTGTTAGCACTAGTGTCGCCCCTGCTAGCTCGGGCAACGCTGAGCATAGTGACAATTCTTGGCCTAGCATCGCTAGGGGTTGTCATCCACCGGCTGTGGCCTTTTTTGCGTCCTCGCCGACGTCGCTATCTTCAAACCCCTCGTCATGCTGAAGAGGCGGCAACGGTCAACCTACTTGCTGTACAGCGCCAGGTTGAACAAATTCAAGACCAGGTAGCCCGTCAAGCGCTACAGCAAAAAGCATTAAATCTACAGTCAGAGCTAAATACCCGTCCTCTAGTCATTGCCGTCTTTGGAGTGGGGTCAGCGGGAAAAACAGCGCTAATCAACGGGCTTTTAGGGCAATCCATCGGTGAGATCGGCGCCGCTATGGGCACAACACAAGTTCAGCACACCTATGCTTGGACGATACCCAACAGTTCTAGAAACATTCAAATTATAGATACGCCCGGTATTGCAGAAGTCGGCATTGCTGGCACAGAGCGGGAAGCAGAAGCTCGCAGAACCGCGACCGAAGCCGATTTAGTTATATTTGTGCTTGACGACGACCTGCGGCAAGCAGAATATACTGTCTTGAAAACGTTGATGGACGTAGGCAAGCGGGTGTTGGTAGTGCTCAACAAGGCCGATCGCTACGTTGAAGCCGACTTAGGAGCATTGCTAGACCGTCTGCGATCGCGCCTTGTGCCACCCCTCAACCCCGATGATGTCATTGCCGTAGCGGCACTACCCCAGCCACTGCCCCAGGTAGGGGGTGGTTGGCTGCAAATGCAGCCTAATCTCTTACCCCTACAGACACGTCTCGCCGACCTACTCCGCCAAGAAGGCGAGACCCTAATCGCTGACAACCTGTTGCTACAAACCCAGCAGCTTGGAGAAACAGCTCGGCAGATGATCAATGACCAAAGGCAGATCCAAGCCGAGACAATTATCGACCGCTACCAGTGGCTTGGAGCGGGGGCGATCGCAGTTACCCCCCTGCCCGGCCTTGACTTTTTAGCTACAGCCGTTATCAATGCCCAAATGGTTGTTGAACTGAGTCAAGTTTATGGCTGTGAGGTCAGCCTAGAAGAAGGAAAAGCCCTGGCTCTATCAGTAGCTAAAACACTAGCCGGTCTAGGGTTAGTCAAAGGCACTGTAGACCTATTAGCCATAGGATTGCAAACCAATTTAGCCACCGTGATTGCCGGGCGCGCACTAAAAGGAGCCAGCGGTGCTTACCTAACCCGTATTGCCGGCAAAAGCTTTGTAGAGTATTTTCGCCACAATCAAAGTTGGGGAGACGATGGGATGGGTGCGGTTGTCGAGCAGCAATTTCGCCTCAACCAGCGCGATGCAGTCATGAAAGCGTTTATCAAAGAGGCAATTGCTCGAATTGCACCAACAGCCCAAGGGTAG